In one Alnus glutinosa chromosome 12, dhAlnGlut1.1, whole genome shotgun sequence genomic region, the following are encoded:
- the LOC133851886 gene encoding nuclear transcription factor Y subunit C-3-like has product MDQHGHSQAPSMGLVGSGAQLPYATNLYQTNQMTGTPTHGSAVTSVGAIQSTGQPAGAQLGQHQLAYQHIHQQQQQQLQQQLQSFWANQYQEIEKVTDFKNHSLPLARIKKIMKADEDVRMISAEAPVIFARACEMFILELTLRSWNHTEENKRRTLQKNDIAAAITRTDIFDFLVDIVPREDLKDEVLASIPRGTMPVGGHADALPYCYMPPQHAPQVGTPGMIMGKPVMDPAIYAQQAHPYMAQQMWTQAPEQQQSPSDH; this is encoded by the coding sequence ATGGATCAGCATGGGCATAGCCAGGCCCCATCTATGGGATTGGTTGGTAGTGGAGCTCAGTTGCCATATGCCACTAATCTATATCAGACTAACCAAATGACTGGGACGCCGACTCATGGATCAGCTGTTACATCAGTTGGGGCTATTCAATCTACAGGTCAGCCTGCTGGAGCTCAGCTTGGACAACACCAACTTGCTTATCAGCATATCCAccagcaacaacagcagcaaCTTCAGCAACAACTCCAATCTTTTTGGGCAAATCAGTACCAAGAAATTGAGAAGGTAACTGATTTCAAGAACCATAGCCTTCCCTTAGCAAGGATCAAGAAGATTATGAAGGCTGATGAGGATGTAAGAATGATATCAGCTGAGGCACCAGTAATATTTGCCCGGGCATGTGAAATGTTCATCTTGGAGTTGACTTTGCGATCTTGGAATCACACAGAAGAGAACAAAAGGAGGACACTTCAAAAGAATGACATTGCAGCAGCGATCACGAGGACTGATATCTTTGATTTCTTAGTTGACATTGTGCCAAGGGAGGATTTGAAAGATGAAGTACTTGCTTCGATCCCAAGAGGAACAATGCCTGTTGGGGGGCATGCTGATGCTCTCCCTTACTGCTATATGCCACCTCAGCATGCACCACAGGTTGGGACTCCTGGGATGATCATGGGTAAGCCTGTGATGGACCCAGCTATATATGCTCAACAAGCACATCCCTACATGGCTCAACAGATGTGGACACAGGCACCAGAGCAACAGCAATCGCCCTCAGATCATTAG
- the LOC133851191 gene encoding FBD-associated F-box protein At5g22730-like, with amino-acid sequence MPMFNNLTDLDFFAGSSVCLDCVGLLRILQKSPCLKTMKFFQGITLSKEYENDDWILESLPPYFLSHLKWIEVGSYNEDGEDLSALKILLKNTVVLEEIVIFCLDHFEGDLWKLANLYKQLIEIPKGSQKCKIVLK; translated from the exons ATGCCAATGTTCAATAACCTAACGGATTTGGATTTCTTTGCGGGTTCGTCAGTATGTCTTGACTGTGTAGGACTGTTGAGGATATTGCAAAAATCTCCTTGTCTCAAGACTATGAAATTTTTTCAG GGGATTACTCTGTCTAAGGAATATGAGAACGATGATTGGATACTAGAATCACTGCCTCCATATTTCTTGTCCCATCTCAAGTGGATTGAAGTCGGTAGTTATAATGAAGATGGGGAGGATCTTTCTGCTCTAAAGATTTTGCTCAAGAATACAGTTGTCTTGGAAGAAATAGTTATATTTTGCTTAGATCATTTTGAAGGGGACTTATGGAAGCTTGCAAATCTCTACAAACAGTTGATAGAGATCCCTAAAGGGTCACAAAAATGTAAAATCGTTTTGAAATGA
- the LOC133852636 gene encoding putative F-box protein At3g58860: METTCLIQEPRKKQKLNEEDQDIDGNSKCLVDLPEEVLQHILSFLPTKDAVRTSVLSKSWEYRWTSIPNLDFHWELPSPAKRRLLMNFVERVLCLRDSCVMKRFTLYCDVLRDASRVNTWISVAVRHNVQELYIELDNFQSEFSLPYCLFTCKTLTSLHLYIPYILKLPTTICFSNLKTLTIVSVTFSDEYLTGQFFSGMPVLENLCLYNCSWGGLKVVRFSAPKLHSLSIKEFEMQDSSYGDGCQVMIFAVSLIEFDYTGELFSDYCLYKSFSLEKAKIYTFPDNTSAQNSRRMYRLLIGLSNVKELRLSSEVVEMLDEHSRRRGNVMTQKESEII; the protein is encoded by the exons ATGGAGACTACTTGTTTGATTCAAGAACCCCGAAAGAAGCAGAAACTGAATGAAGAAGATCAGGACATCGATGGGAACAGCAAATGCTTAGTTGACTTACCTGAGGAGGTTCTTCAACACATCCTTTCATTTCTTCCAACAAAAGACGCTGTTAGGACAAGCGTGCTTTCTAAAAGCTGGGAATACAGATGGACATCTATTCCCAATCTAGATTTTCATTGGGAGCTGCCGTCGCCTGCTAAGAGAAGGCTTTTGATGAATTTTGTGGAAAGGGTGCTCTGTCTTCGTGACTCCTGTGTTATGAAACGATTCACTCTCTATTGTGATGTGCTACGTGATGCATCTCGTGTTAATACGTGGATCTCTGTTGCAGTAAGGCATAATGTTCAAGAGTTGTATATTGAGCTTGACAACTTCCAAAGTGAATTTTCACTGCCTTATTGCTTGTTTACTTGTAAGACACTGACAAGCTTACATCTTTATATACCCTATATCCTCAAGCTTCCCACTACGATTTGTTTCTCAAATCTAAAGACCTTGACTATCGTAAGTGTTACATTTTCGGATGAGTACTTAACAGGGCAGTTTTTCTCTGGTATGCCAGTCCTTGAGAACTTGTGTTTATACAATTGCAGCTGGGGGGGTCTCAAGGTTGTGCGTTTTTCTGCTCCCAAGCTTCATTCTCTGAGCATAAAGGAATTTGAGATGCAAGATTCGAGTTATGGGGATGGTTGTCAGGTTATGATTTTTGCAGTCAGTCTGATAGAATTTGATTACACTGGTGAACTGTTCAGCGACTATTGCTTATACAAGTCATTCTCACTGGAAAAGGCAAAGATTTATACTTTCCCTGATAATACATCAGCTCAAAATAGTCGTCGCATGTATAGGCTTCTTATAGGGCTCTCCAACGTAAAAGAACTAAGACTTTCCTCTGAGGTGGTTGAG ATGTTAGACGAACATTCTCGTAGACGAGGAAATGTCATGACACAGAAAGAGTCTGAAATCATTTGA
- the LOC133883111 gene encoding signal peptidase complex subunit 3B, which yields MHSFGYRANALLTFAVTILALMCAMASVSDNFNHPSPSARVQVLNINWFQKQPNGNDEVSMTLNVSADLQSLFTWNTKQVFVFLAAEYETPKNALNQISLWDGIIPSKEHAKFWIHTSNKYRFIDQGSNLRGKEFNLTLHWHVMPKTGKMFADQIVLPGYRLPEEYR from the exons atgcattcttttggGTACAGAGCCAACGCTTTGCTGACCTTCGCGGTGACGATCCTCGCCCTCATGTGCGCCATGGCCTCCGTCTCCGACAACTTCAACCACCCCTCTCCCTCTGCCCGTGTTCAG GTGTTGAACATTAATTGGTTCCAGAAGCAACCCAATGGGAACGACgag GTCAGCATGACATTGAATGTATCAGCTGACTTACAATCATTGTTTACGTGGAATACAAAGCAG GTTTTTGTATTCTTAGCTGCTGAGTATGAAACCCCTAAAAATGCGTTAAATCAG ATTTCCCTTTGGGATGGCATTATTCCTTCTAAAGAGCATGCAAAGTTTTGGATTCATACCTCAAACAAGTATCGTTTCATTGATCAA GGAAGCAATCTCCGTGGTAAAGAATTTAACCTAACATTGCATTGGCATGTCATGCCCAAGACTGGCAAGATGTTTGCTGACCAAATTGTCTTGCCTGGATACCGCTTGCCAGAGGAATATAGATGA